A single region of the Streptomyces vilmorinianum genome encodes:
- a CDS encoding chitinase C-terminal domain-containing protein translates to MLSPTRTRASLLASGAAVAGLLLSSLSGGVSHAADNESCRPDGLYKTPGVDVPYCSVYDTEGREKMGADHQRRVIGYFTGWRTGKNGEPAYLANNIPWDKITHINYAFGHIGSDNRLSVGADGPDNAATGMTWPGVAGAEMDPAYTYKGHFNLLNKFKKQHPDVKTLISVGGWAETGGYFDDSGNRVNSGGFYSMATNADGSVNQAGIDTFADSAVAFIKKYGFNGVDIDYEYPTTMKDAGNPLDWQISNARRAGLVQGYAALMKSLREKLDRAGAADGKHYLLTVAAPSSGYLLRGMETFQMQKYLDYVNIMSYDLHGAWNEYVGPNASLFDDGKDAELAAASVYSTSQYGGIGYLNTDWAYHYFRGSMPAGRINIGLPYYTRGHKNVQGGTDGLWGKAAATTCPAGSGLTKCGDGAVGIDNLWHDKDTNGVESPAGSNPMWHAKNLEKGIVGDYVTQYGFPANTTLTGTYARKYDATLVAPWLWNAEKKVFLSTEDEQSVAAKADYVVSKGIGGTMVWEMAGDYAWNAGKGQYEMGSTLTSLMYDKFKAAAPYGAKKSNAALPAQAVNVGVEFTEFKLGDSNYPITPKIKITNNTSVALPGGTEFQFDYATAAPGNASDQSGFGTKVISSDHTGNNVGGLKGDFHRVSLKLPAWQSLAPGATVDVAFNYYLPVSTPSNWTVNISGTTYALAGDLARGTTVVEPGTGSTPTPTPTPTPTPTGPTPTPTPTGGTCTAPAYVAGTVYTGGSEVSHKGHTWKAQWWTQNEEPGTTGEWGVWKDLGAC, encoded by the coding sequence GTGTTGTCCCCCACGAGGACGAGAGCCTCGCTGCTCGCGTCCGGCGCCGCCGTCGCCGGACTGCTGCTCAGCTCCCTCTCCGGCGGTGTCTCGCACGCCGCAGACAACGAGAGCTGTCGCCCCGACGGCCTGTACAAGACCCCCGGTGTCGACGTCCCGTACTGCTCGGTCTACGACACCGAGGGCCGCGAGAAGATGGGCGCGGACCACCAGCGCCGGGTCATCGGCTACTTCACCGGCTGGCGCACCGGCAAGAACGGCGAGCCCGCCTACCTCGCCAACAACATCCCGTGGGACAAGATCACCCACATCAACTACGCCTTCGGACACATCGGTTCCGACAACAGGCTGTCGGTCGGCGCGGACGGCCCGGACAACGCGGCCACCGGGATGACCTGGCCCGGTGTCGCGGGCGCGGAGATGGACCCGGCGTACACGTACAAGGGCCACTTCAACCTGCTCAACAAGTTCAAGAAGCAGCACCCGGACGTCAAGACGCTGATCTCGGTCGGCGGCTGGGCGGAGACCGGCGGCTACTTCGACGACAGCGGAAACCGCGTGAACTCCGGCGGCTTCTACTCGATGGCCACCAACGCCGACGGTTCGGTCAACCAGGCCGGGATCGACACGTTCGCGGACTCGGCCGTCGCCTTCATCAAGAAGTACGGCTTCAACGGCGTCGACATCGACTACGAGTACCCGACGACGATGAAGGACGCCGGCAACCCGCTCGACTGGCAGATCTCCAACGCCCGCCGCGCGGGCCTCGTCCAGGGCTACGCGGCGCTGATGAAGTCCCTGCGCGAGAAGCTCGACCGGGCCGGCGCCGCCGACGGAAAGCACTACCTGCTGACCGTCGCCGCGCCCTCCTCCGGCTACCTGCTGCGCGGCATGGAGACCTTCCAGATGCAGAAGTATCTGGACTACGTCAACATCATGTCCTACGACCTGCACGGCGCCTGGAACGAGTACGTCGGCCCCAACGCCTCGCTCTTCGACGACGGCAAGGACGCCGAGCTGGCCGCCGCGAGCGTGTACTCCACCTCGCAGTACGGCGGCATCGGCTATCTCAACACCGACTGGGCGTACCACTACTTCCGCGGCTCGATGCCGGCCGGCCGGATCAACATCGGTCTGCCCTACTACACCCGCGGCCACAAGAACGTGCAGGGCGGCACCGACGGACTCTGGGGCAAGGCGGCGGCGACCACCTGTCCGGCCGGGTCCGGGCTGACCAAGTGCGGTGACGGCGCCGTCGGCATCGACAACCTGTGGCACGACAAGGACACCAACGGCGTCGAGTCGCCGGCCGGTTCCAACCCGATGTGGCACGCGAAGAACCTGGAGAAGGGGATCGTCGGCGACTACGTCACGCAGTACGGCTTCCCGGCCAACACCACGCTGACCGGCACCTACGCCCGCAAGTACGACGCGACGCTGGTCGCGCCGTGGCTGTGGAACGCCGAGAAGAAGGTCTTCCTGTCGACGGAGGACGAGCAGTCGGTGGCCGCCAAGGCGGACTACGTCGTCAGCAAGGGCATCGGCGGCACGATGGTCTGGGAGATGGCCGGCGACTACGCCTGGAACGCGGGCAAGGGCCAGTACGAGATGGGTTCCACGCTCACCTCGCTGATGTACGACAAGTTCAAGGCGGCCGCTCCGTACGGCGCGAAGAAGTCGAACGCGGCGCTGCCGGCGCAGGCCGTGAACGTGGGCGTGGAGTTCACCGAGTTCAAGCTGGGCGACTCCAACTACCCGATCACCCCGAAGATCAAGATCACCAACAACACCTCCGTCGCACTGCCGGGCGGCACGGAGTTCCAGTTCGACTACGCGACCGCCGCTCCGGGCAACGCCTCCGACCAGTCCGGCTTCGGTACGAAGGTGATCAGCAGCGACCACACCGGCAACAACGTGGGCGGTCTGAAGGGCGACTTCCACCGGGTGTCGCTGAAGCTCCCGGCCTGGCAGTCGCTGGCCCCGGGCGCGACGGTGGACGTGGCGTTCAACTACTACCTGCCGGTCTCGACCCCGTCGAACTGGACGGTGAACATCAGCGGCACGACGTACGCGCTCGCCGGTGACCTGGCGCGCGGTACGACGGTGGTGGAGCCGGGAACCGGCTCCACTCCCACCCCGACGCCGACCCCGACGCCCACGCCCACGGGCCCGACCCCGACGCCGACTCCGACGGGTGGCACCTGCACCGCGCCGGCGTACGTGGCCGGCACGGTCTACACCGGCGGCAGCGAGGTCTCGCACAAGGGCCACACCTGGAAGGCCCAGTGGTGGACCCAGAACGAGGAGCCGGGCACGACCGGCGAGTGGGGTGTCTGGAAGGACCTCGGCGCCTGCTGA
- the ribD gene encoding bifunctional diaminohydroxyphosphoribosylaminopyrimidine deaminase/5-amino-6-(5-phosphoribosylamino)uracil reductase RibD, with amino-acid sequence MATPADIDAMRRAITLAARGLGSTSPNPVVGCVILDASGHQVGEGFHQRAGGPHAEIHALRAAGVLARGGTAYVTLEPCNHTGRTGPCAQALIEAGVSRVVYAVGDPNPQATGGADTLRAAGVEVVPGFLAAEAEAGNIAWLTSVRLGRPFVLWKYAATLDGRIAAADGTSRWITSAESRADVHRLRAEADAVVVGSGTARADDPHLAVRGIEGAVQPLRVVVDTEASAVRPGARILDDAAPTLIAIAEDAETDLPDVVRLPRAERGLSVPALLDALHERGVRSVLLEGGPTLAGAFVAAGAVDKVVGYLAPVLLGGGPNALAEAGITTITEAFRLDVTETVRIGPDLRITATPKER; translated from the coding sequence GTGGCAACGCCAGCCGACATCGACGCCATGCGCCGAGCCATCACGCTCGCCGCCCGCGGCCTCGGCTCCACCAGCCCCAACCCGGTCGTCGGCTGCGTCATCCTCGACGCCTCCGGACACCAGGTCGGCGAGGGCTTCCACCAGCGCGCCGGCGGACCGCACGCCGAGATCCACGCCCTGCGCGCGGCCGGTGTCCTCGCCCGCGGCGGCACCGCGTACGTCACCCTCGAACCCTGCAACCACACCGGCCGCACCGGCCCCTGCGCCCAGGCCCTCATCGAGGCCGGCGTCAGCCGCGTCGTGTACGCGGTCGGCGACCCGAACCCGCAGGCCACAGGTGGTGCGGACACCCTGCGCGCCGCCGGTGTCGAGGTCGTCCCCGGCTTCCTGGCCGCGGAGGCCGAGGCGGGCAACATCGCCTGGCTCACCTCCGTACGCCTCGGCCGCCCCTTCGTGCTGTGGAAGTACGCCGCCACCCTCGACGGCCGGATCGCCGCCGCCGACGGGACCTCCCGCTGGATCACCTCCGCCGAGTCCCGCGCCGACGTCCACCGGCTGCGGGCCGAGGCCGACGCCGTCGTGGTCGGCTCCGGCACGGCCCGCGCCGACGACCCCCACCTGGCCGTACGAGGCATCGAGGGAGCCGTCCAGCCCCTCCGGGTCGTGGTCGACACCGAGGCGAGCGCCGTGCGGCCCGGGGCCCGGATCCTGGACGACGCCGCACCCACCCTGATCGCCATCGCCGAGGACGCCGAGACGGATCTCCCGGACGTCGTACGGCTGCCCAGGGCGGAGCGCGGCCTGTCCGTGCCCGCTCTCCTGGACGCCCTGCACGAGCGCGGCGTCCGTTCCGTACTCCTCGAAGGCGGCCCGACCCTGGCGGGTGCCTTCGTCGCCGCGGGAGCCGTCGACAAGGTCGTCGGCTACCTCGCACCGGTCCTGCTGGGCGGGGGCCCGAACGCCCTGGCCGAGGCCGGAATCACCACCATCACCGAAGCGTTCCGGCTCGACGTGACCGAGACCGTGCGCATCGGCCCCGATCTTCGTATCACTGCCACTCCCAAGGAGCGCTGA
- a CDS encoding riboflavin synthase, with the protein MFTGIVEELGEVTAVEKLADASRFRLRGPLVTEGAKHGDSIAVNGVCLTVVEFGDGEFTADVMAETLRRSSLGALEVGSRVNLERPMAVGDRLGGHIVQGHVDGTGTIVDRTPSENWEIVKISLPAHLSRYVVEKGSITVDGVSLTVVEAAEDWFTISLIPTTLALTTLGIKQSGDPVNLEVDVIAKYVERLLGPTPKENVK; encoded by the coding sequence GTGTTCACCGGAATCGTCGAAGAGCTGGGCGAGGTCACCGCCGTCGAGAAGCTGGCGGACGCCTCCCGCTTCCGGCTGCGTGGTCCCCTGGTCACGGAAGGCGCGAAGCACGGCGACTCCATCGCCGTCAACGGTGTCTGTCTCACGGTCGTCGAGTTCGGCGACGGCGAGTTCACCGCCGATGTGATGGCCGAGACGCTGCGGCGGTCGTCCCTCGGAGCGCTCGAGGTCGGCTCCCGGGTCAACCTGGAGCGGCCGATGGCCGTCGGCGACCGCCTCGGCGGGCACATCGTCCAGGGCCACGTCGACGGCACCGGCACGATCGTGGACCGGACCCCGTCCGAGAACTGGGAGATCGTCAAGATCTCGCTGCCCGCCCACCTTTCGCGGTACGTCGTCGAGAAGGGCTCGATCACGGTCGACGGCGTCAGCCTCACCGTCGTCGAGGCCGCCGAGGACTGGTTCACCATCAGCCTCATCCCCACCACGCTCGCGCTGACCACGCTCGGCATCAAGCAGAGCGGCGACCCGGTCAACCTCGAGGTGGACGTCATCGCCAAGTACGTCGAGCGGCTGCTCGGCCCTACGCCGAAGGAGAACGTCAAGTGA
- a CDS encoding nicotinamide mononucleotide transporter family protein: protein MWSDMIGNTIGLIALALGWRRSILTWPAQLLSGVILVGAYASAHLSGGVGKQLLVIGVAAWGWWQWNRGKQRSEDGGDGSIAVRFASWKERGLLLAGAVLGTLAVGGLFTLYPSLSWSPWADAYIFVGTLVAMVAQARGLVEFWFAWLLVDLVGVPLAFSSGLAFSGLVYVIYFALVIWGLRDWWLRTRTPSALQGTVLISVHRADEPKRGAARAALLPAQVEDTIEGTQA, encoded by the coding sequence ATGTGGTCCGACATGATCGGCAACACGATCGGTCTGATCGCCCTCGCGCTCGGCTGGCGGCGTTCCATACTCACCTGGCCCGCGCAGCTGCTCTCCGGCGTCATCCTCGTCGGCGCCTACGCCTCGGCCCATCTCAGCGGCGGTGTCGGCAAGCAGCTCCTGGTCATCGGCGTCGCCGCCTGGGGCTGGTGGCAGTGGAACCGCGGCAAGCAGCGGTCCGAAGACGGTGGTGACGGCTCCATCGCCGTCCGCTTCGCGAGCTGGAAGGAGCGCGGACTGCTCCTCGCCGGCGCGGTCCTCGGCACCCTCGCCGTCGGCGGCCTGTTCACCCTCTACCCGTCGCTCTCCTGGAGCCCGTGGGCCGACGCGTACATCTTCGTCGGCACGCTCGTGGCGATGGTCGCCCAGGCCCGTGGTCTGGTCGAGTTCTGGTTCGCCTGGCTCCTCGTGGACCTCGTCGGCGTCCCGCTCGCCTTCTCCAGCGGCCTGGCCTTCTCCGGCCTGGTCTACGTGATCTACTTCGCCCTCGTCATCTGGGGCCTGCGCGACTGGTGGCTCCGGACGCGTACGCCTTCCGCTCTGCAAGGGACGGTTCTCATCTCCGTACACCGCGCCGACGAACCGAAGCGCGGAGCTGCACGCGCTGCCCTCCTGCCGGCGCAGGTTGAAGACACGATCGAAGGGACGCAAGCATGA
- a CDS encoding bifunctional 3,4-dihydroxy-2-butanone-4-phosphate synthase/GTP cyclohydrolase II, producing MSALPLWDATDLTLDPVEQAIRDIAAGRPVVVVDDEDRENEGDLVIAAETATPEVVAFMMSECRGLICAPMEGDELERLQLPQMVEHNTESMRTAFTVSVDASPAHGVTTGISAADRATTLRMLASGEYEPSDFVRPGHIFPLRAKPGGVLVRNGHTEAAVDLARLAGLRPAGAIVEIAGEDGVMLRLPELVPFARKHGLTIISIEDLVAYRRSSEPTVRREAEVRLPTAHGDFTAYGYRSTVDGVEHVALVHGEIGDGEDVLVRVHSECLTGDIFHSLRCDCGPQLQASMDRITEAGRGVVVYLRGHEGRGIGLLSKLRAYELQERGRDTLDANLELGLPADARDYGAGAQILVDLGVRSLRLMTNNPEKITALTRHGLKVEGREPMPVQAGEHNLRYLRTKRDRMGHDLPWLDAGTASTCANQ from the coding sequence ATGAGTGCCCTGCCGCTCTGGGACGCCACCGACCTCACCCTCGACCCGGTCGAACAGGCCATCCGTGACATCGCCGCCGGCCGGCCCGTCGTCGTCGTCGACGACGAGGACCGCGAGAACGAGGGCGACCTCGTCATCGCCGCCGAGACGGCCACCCCCGAGGTCGTCGCCTTCATGATGAGTGAGTGCCGCGGCCTGATCTGCGCCCCCATGGAGGGGGACGAGCTGGAGCGCCTCCAGCTCCCGCAGATGGTCGAGCACAACACCGAGTCGATGCGTACGGCCTTCACCGTCTCCGTCGACGCGTCCCCGGCCCACGGCGTCACCACCGGCATCTCCGCCGCCGACCGCGCCACCACGCTGCGGATGCTGGCGAGCGGCGAGTACGAGCCGTCCGACTTCGTCCGGCCCGGTCACATCTTCCCGCTGCGCGCCAAGCCCGGCGGTGTCCTGGTCCGCAACGGCCACACCGAGGCCGCCGTCGACCTCGCCCGCCTCGCGGGCCTGCGCCCCGCCGGCGCGATCGTGGAGATCGCCGGCGAGGACGGCGTGATGCTGCGCCTGCCCGAGCTGGTCCCGTTCGCCCGCAAGCACGGCCTCACGATCATCTCGATCGAGGACCTGGTCGCCTACCGCCGCTCCTCGGAGCCGACGGTCCGCCGCGAGGCCGAGGTCCGGCTGCCCACGGCGCACGGCGACTTCACCGCGTACGGCTACCGCTCCACCGTCGACGGCGTCGAGCACGTCGCCCTCGTCCACGGCGAGATCGGCGACGGCGAGGACGTCCTGGTCCGGGTCCACTCCGAGTGCCTGACCGGCGACATCTTCCACTCGCTGCGCTGCGACTGCGGCCCCCAGCTCCAGGCCTCCATGGACCGCATCACCGAGGCCGGCCGCGGCGTCGTCGTCTATCTGCGCGGCCACGAGGGCCGCGGCATCGGCCTGCTGTCCAAGCTGCGCGCGTACGAGCTCCAGGAGCGCGGCCGCGACACCCTCGACGCCAATCTGGAGCTGGGCCTGCCCGCCGACGCCCGGGACTACGGGGCCGGCGCACAGATCCTCGTCGACCTCGGGGTGCGCAGCCTCCGGCTGATGACCAACAACCCCGAAAAGATCACCGCCCTCACCCGGCACGGCCTGAAGGTCGAGGGCCGCGAGCCCATGCCGGTCCAGGCGGGCGAGCACAACCTCCGCTACCTGCGCACCAAGCGCGACCGGATGGGGCACGACCTGCCCTGGCTGGATGCCGGCACGGCGTCCACCTGCGCAAACCAGTAA
- the ribH gene encoding 6,7-dimethyl-8-ribityllumazine synthase: MSGKGAPVLSVKNCGDLRVAVVAAQWHEKIMDGLVDGALRALHELGIDEPTLLRVPGSFELPVVAKVLAGRGYDAVVALGVVIRGGTPHFEYVCQGVTHGLTQVSIDTGVPIGFGVLTVDNEEQALDRAGLEGSSEDKGHEAVTAAVATATTLRTVSEPWR, encoded by the coding sequence ATGAGCGGCAAGGGCGCACCCGTCCTCAGCGTGAAGAACTGCGGTGACCTCCGGGTCGCGGTCGTCGCGGCGCAGTGGCACGAGAAGATCATGGACGGACTCGTCGACGGCGCGCTGCGGGCCCTGCACGAGCTCGGCATCGACGAGCCGACGCTGCTGCGCGTCCCCGGCAGCTTCGAGCTGCCCGTGGTGGCGAAGGTCCTCGCCGGGCGCGGCTACGATGCCGTGGTGGCGCTCGGCGTCGTCATCCGCGGCGGAACGCCGCACTTCGAGTACGTGTGCCAGGGCGTCACCCACGGCCTCACCCAGGTCTCGATCGACACCGGCGTACCCATCGGCTTCGGCGTCCTGACCGTGGACAACGAGGAGCAGGCCCTCGACCGGGCCGGCCTCGAGGGGTCGAGCGAGGACAAGGGCCACGAGGCCGTCACCGCCGCCGTCGCCACCGCGACGACGCTGCGCACGGTCAGCGAACCCTGGCGCTAA
- a CDS encoding phosphoribosyl-ATP diphosphatase, with amino-acid sequence MANKTFEELFAELKLKAENGDPATSRTAELVDKGVHAIGKKVVEEAAEVWMAAEYEGKEAAAEEISQLLYHVQVMMVARGISLDDVYAHL; translated from the coding sequence ATGGCGAACAAAACCTTCGAAGAGCTCTTCGCCGAGCTCAAGCTCAAGGCCGAGAACGGCGACCCGGCCACCTCCCGCACCGCGGAGCTGGTGGACAAGGGAGTCCATGCCATCGGCAAGAAGGTCGTCGAGGAGGCCGCCGAGGTCTGGATGGCCGCCGAGTACGAGGGCAAGGAAGCCGCCGCCGAGGAGATCTCGCAGCTGCTGTACCACGTCCAGGTGATGATGGTCGCCCGCGGGATCTCCCTCGACGACGTCTACGCGCACCTCTGA
- the hisG gene encoding ATP phosphoribosyltransferase: MLRIAVPNKGSLSGPASAMLHEAGYRQRKESKELVVIDPENEVEFFYLRPKDIAIYVASGKLDIGITGRDLLLDSGANAEEILPLNFGRSTFRYATRPGTAKGPEDFHGMTIATSYEGIVAKHLADQGIDASVVHLDGAVETAIQLGVAQIIADVVETGTSLRNAGLEVIGEPILKSEAVVIRREGAGTDDTQVQTFLRRLQGVLVARSYVMMDYDCRAEHLEQAVALTPGLESPTISPLHNEGWVAVRAMVPAKEAQRIMDDLYELGARAILTTAIHACRL, translated from the coding sequence ATGCTGCGCATCGCCGTCCCCAACAAGGGTTCACTGTCCGGACCTGCGTCGGCGATGCTCCATGAGGCCGGCTACCGCCAGCGCAAGGAGTCCAAGGAGCTCGTCGTCATCGACCCCGAGAACGAGGTCGAGTTCTTCTACCTGCGCCCGAAGGACATCGCGATCTACGTCGCCTCGGGCAAGCTGGACATCGGCATCACCGGCCGTGACCTGCTCCTCGACTCCGGCGCCAACGCCGAGGAGATCCTCCCGCTGAACTTCGGCCGGTCGACCTTCCGCTACGCCACCCGGCCGGGCACCGCGAAGGGCCCCGAGGACTTCCACGGCATGACGATCGCCACCTCGTACGAGGGGATCGTCGCCAAGCACCTCGCCGACCAGGGGATCGACGCCTCCGTCGTCCACCTCGACGGCGCCGTCGAGACCGCCATCCAGCTCGGTGTCGCCCAGATCATCGCCGACGTCGTCGAGACCGGCACCAGCCTGCGCAACGCGGGCCTGGAGGTCATCGGCGAGCCGATCCTGAAGTCCGAGGCCGTCGTCATCCGGCGCGAGGGCGCCGGCACCGACGACACGCAGGTCCAGACGTTCCTGCGGCGTCTCCAGGGCGTCCTGGTGGCCCGCAGCTACGTGATGATGGACTACGACTGCCGCGCCGAGCACCTGGAGCAGGCGGTCGCCCTCACCCCGGGCCTGGAGTCGCCCACGATCTCGCCCCTGCACAACGAGGGCTGGGTCGCGGTCCGGGCCATGGTCCCGGCCAAGGAGGCGCAGCGGATCATGGACGACCTGTACGAGCTGGGTGCCCGCGCCATCCTGACGACGGCCATCCACGCCTGCCGCCTCTGA
- a CDS encoding PH domain-containing protein, protein MSESPTPTLPVTFRPGRTRAVLLTVGLVLFAVITAVALMLERLGPGERVSFVFTAALFLGVLVMLSRPKVVADDEGVTVVNITRTRRLAWAEILRVNLRPGDPWVFLDLSDGTSLPALGIQPGVAKEQAIRDAKALRALADSRGTGQDAD, encoded by the coding sequence ATGTCCGAGTCACCGACGCCCACCCTCCCCGTCACCTTCCGGCCGGGCCGCACACGTGCGGTCCTGCTGACCGTGGGACTGGTGCTGTTCGCCGTCATCACCGCCGTCGCGCTGATGCTGGAGCGGCTCGGACCGGGGGAGCGGGTCAGCTTCGTCTTCACCGCCGCGCTCTTCCTCGGCGTCCTCGTGATGCTGAGCCGCCCCAAGGTCGTCGCCGACGACGAGGGGGTCACGGTCGTCAACATCACCCGGACACGCCGACTGGCGTGGGCGGAGATCCTGCGGGTCAACCTGCGGCCCGGTGACCCCTGGGTCTTCCTGGACCTGAGCGACGGCACCAGCCTGCCCGCGCTCGGCATCCAGCCCGGCGTCGCCAAGGAACAGGCCATCCGCGACGCCAAGGCCCTGCGGGCCCTGGCCGACAGCCGCGGCACCGGGCAGGACGCCGACTGA
- a CDS encoding hemolysin family protein codes for MIIPLLLLAAAFLLILANGFFVAAEFGLVTVERPDAERAAAAGDRRARTVVKALGELSFQLSGTQLGITITSLVVGMLAEPALAQLLDGPLTATGLPEGAVPGVAVAIGMLLASAVQMVVGELVPKNWAVSRPLQVARFVAGPQHLFSSLFRPVIALLNRVANRLVRLLGVEPTEELDSVRTPGELVSLARHSARAGALEQDTADLFVRTLTLGGLTAQQAMTPRVKMSALQSDATAADVLNLTRATGLSRFPVYRDRIDEIVGMVHLKDALAVRPEERHRTSVGRIAVQPLLVPETLPAQALLERLRREQPIAVVVDEYGGTAGVVTLEDIVEELVGEVRDEHDTAVDERPELTAVAAEDGNPAWEADGSCRVHTLHRIGLDVPDGPYETVAGLVADLLGRIPAAGDRAELPGWRLLVRQVDRYRAERVRIVRTAEVPPVPEAVR; via the coding sequence ATGATCATCCCGCTTCTGCTGCTCGCCGCAGCCTTCCTCCTGATCCTCGCCAACGGCTTCTTCGTGGCGGCCGAATTCGGCCTCGTCACCGTGGAACGCCCCGACGCCGAACGGGCCGCGGCCGCCGGCGACCGGCGCGCGCGCACCGTCGTCAAGGCGCTCGGCGAGCTGTCCTTCCAGCTCTCCGGCACCCAGCTCGGCATCACGATCACCTCCCTCGTCGTCGGCATGCTCGCCGAGCCCGCGCTCGCCCAGCTCCTCGACGGGCCGCTCACCGCGACCGGCCTGCCCGAGGGCGCCGTCCCCGGCGTCGCGGTGGCGATCGGCATGCTGCTCGCCTCCGCCGTGCAGATGGTGGTCGGCGAACTCGTCCCGAAGAACTGGGCGGTCTCCCGGCCGCTCCAGGTGGCGCGGTTCGTGGCCGGACCGCAGCACCTCTTCTCGTCCCTCTTCCGGCCGGTCATCGCCCTGCTGAACCGGGTCGCCAACCGGCTGGTCCGGCTCCTGGGCGTCGAGCCCACCGAGGAGCTCGACTCCGTGCGCACCCCCGGCGAGCTGGTCTCGCTGGCCCGGCACTCCGCCCGGGCGGGTGCGCTGGAGCAGGACACCGCCGACCTCTTCGTACGGACCCTGACGCTGGGCGGTCTCACCGCCCAGCAGGCCATGACACCGCGGGTGAAGATGAGCGCCCTCCAGTCGGACGCCACCGCCGCCGACGTCCTCAACCTCACCCGGGCGACGGGGCTCTCCCGCTTCCCGGTGTACCGCGACCGCATCGACGAGATCGTCGGCATGGTCCATCTCAAGGACGCGCTCGCCGTGCGCCCGGAGGAGCGGCACCGCACGTCGGTCGGCCGCATCGCCGTGCAGCCGCTGCTCGTCCCCGAGACCCTGCCGGCCCAGGCGCTCCTGGAGCGGCTGCGGCGCGAGCAGCCGATCGCCGTCGTCGTCGACGAGTACGGCGGTACGGCCGGGGTCGTGACCCTGGAGGACATCGTGGAGGAGCTCGTCGGCGAGGTCCGCGACGAGCACGACACCGCGGTCGACGAGCGGCCCGAGCTGACCGCCGTCGCCGCCGAGGACGGCAACCCCGCCTGGGAGGCGGACGGCTCCTGCCGGGTGCACACCCTGCACCGGATAGGCCTCGACGTCCCCGACGGCCCGTACGAGACGGTCGCCGGGCTCGTCGCCGATCTGCTGGGGCGGATCCCCGCCGCCGGGGACCGGGCCGAACTCCCCGGCTGGCGACTCCTGGTGCGGCAGGTCGACCGCTATCGCGCCGAGCGCGTACGGATCGTACGGACGGCCGAGGTGCCCCCCGTGCCGGAGGCGGTCCGATGA
- a CDS encoding hemolysin family protein: protein MSLFQLLFALLLVVANGFFVGAEFALVSVRRSQIEPLGGKRARQVLYGLENLPQMMAAAQFGITICSLTLGAVAEPTVAHLLEPVFHAVGVPEGLIHPLGYVVALAAVVFLHLVIGEMVPKNLAMAAPEKTALWLSPGLVGFARLCRPVTTTLGACARLVLRAFHVEPKDEVEAVFTSTQLGRLVEDAGQAGLLDPVEQERLEDALELGSRPVTDVLITPAALVTVPPSVTPREIEELTVRTGYSRFPVCAEGRGTFMGFVHVKDVLDVEERERAVPQHIWRPMATLRAELPLDDALTVMRRAATHLAQVADASGRVLGLVALEDVLEKLVGEVRDPAHRAPTLSTVSDPRPAPAPAPAPATEALAT, encoded by the coding sequence ATGAGCCTGTTCCAACTGCTGTTCGCCCTCCTCCTTGTGGTGGCCAACGGCTTCTTCGTCGGCGCCGAGTTCGCGCTCGTCTCCGTACGCCGCAGCCAGATCGAGCCGCTCGGCGGCAAGCGGGCACGCCAGGTCCTGTACGGCCTGGAGAACCTGCCGCAGATGATGGCGGCGGCCCAGTTCGGCATCACCATCTGCTCGTTGACGCTGGGCGCGGTCGCCGAGCCGACCGTCGCGCATCTCCTCGAACCGGTCTTCCACGCCGTGGGCGTGCCGGAGGGGCTGATCCATCCGCTCGGCTACGTCGTGGCGCTCGCCGCGGTCGTCTTCCTCCATCTCGTCATCGGCGAGATGGTCCCGAAGAACCTCGCGATGGCCGCGCCGGAGAAGACCGCGCTCTGGCTCAGCCCCGGACTGGTCGGCTTCGCCCGGCTGTGCCGGCCGGTGACCACGACCCTTGGCGCGTGCGCCCGGCTGGTCCTGCGGGCCTTCCACGTCGAGCCGAAGGACGAGGTGGAGGCGGTCTTCACCAGTACGCAGCTCGGCCGGCTCGTGGAGGACGCCGGCCAGGCCGGACTGCTCGACCCGGTCGAGCAGGAGCGCCTGGAGGACGCCCTGGAGCTGGGCAGCCGCCCGGTGACGGACGTCCTCATCACCCCGGCGGCGCTGGTGACGGTCCCGCCGTCCGTGACCCCGCGGGAGATCGAGGAGCTCACCGTACGCACGGGCTACTCACGCTTCCCGGTGTGCGCCGAGGGGCGCGGTACGTTCATGGGCTTCGTGCACGTCAAGGACGTCCTGGACGTGGAGGAGCGGGAACGGGCGGTGCCGCAGCACATCTGGCGCCCCATGGCGACGCTCCGCGCCGAGCTGCCGCTCGACGACGCGCTCACCGTGATGCGCCGGGCCGCCACGCATCTCGCCCAGGTCGCGGACGCGTCCGGCCGTGTGCTCGGGCTGGTCGCGCTGGAGGACGTCCTGGAGAAGCTGGTCGGCGAGGTCCGCGACCCCGCCCACCGCGCGCCGACGCTGTCCACGGTCTCGGATCCCCGCCCGGCCCCGGCCCCGGCCCCGGCCCCGGCGACGGAGGCGCTCGCGACCTGA